In Mesoaciditoga lauensis cd-1655R = DSM 25116, a genomic segment contains:
- a CDS encoding FGGY-family carbohydrate kinase: MRYFAGVDIGTSSTKAIITDENLNIVAEATAHYGVDMPKPLFAEQRAEVWLKGFTQALSEAVNKANVRDIEAVCVSGLYGGSGVPLDSAMEPLSPALIWMDKRATQETEWVKEHIGVEKLFEITGNYVDPYFGFTKILWLKNHHPDWKKFKLLLTPKDYVIYKLTGEIAIDYSSAGNIGGVFDLKKRNWSEELLKEMEIPRHLFPDRILPSNAVVGKLNSEFASVLNLKEGTPIVSGGIDAAVATYATGVEKSGDHVAMIGTSMCWGTIHDGRYLTPKMVNMPYVIEPLKNIYSFGGATTAGAILEWFRKEFAPDQTLQELEEEAKKVPAGAEGVKVEPYFMGERAPLWDPNLRGKITGLTLSTTRAHVYRAFLESLAESLRLNVQTAKEASIPLKDEIYVVGGVTKSELLMQTIADLLKMKVKTLSSTLDAPIGDVKLAINRIEA, translated from the coding sequence ATGAGATACTTCGCCGGCGTGGATATTGGAACTAGTTCTACAAAAGCGATTATAACGGATGAGAATTTAAACATCGTCGCCGAAGCGACGGCGCATTACGGTGTGGATATGCCTAAACCGCTTTTCGCTGAACAGAGAGCGGAAGTGTGGTTGAAAGGTTTTACTCAAGCGTTAAGCGAGGCGGTAAATAAGGCTAATGTAAGGGACATAGAGGCAGTATGTGTCAGTGGACTTTACGGAGGTTCTGGAGTGCCCCTTGATAGCGCCATGGAACCGCTTAGCCCCGCTCTCATTTGGATGGACAAGCGTGCCACCCAAGAAACGGAATGGGTTAAAGAACATATAGGGGTTGAAAAGCTCTTTGAAATAACGGGAAATTACGTCGATCCATACTTTGGATTCACAAAGATACTGTGGTTGAAAAATCACCATCCTGACTGGAAAAAGTTCAAACTTTTGTTAACGCCGAAGGATTACGTGATATACAAGCTCACCGGCGAAATAGCGATTGACTATTCCTCTGCCGGAAACATTGGGGGTGTATTCGATCTCAAAAAAAGGAACTGGTCCGAGGAGCTTCTCAAAGAAATGGAAATACCGCGTCATCTTTTCCCGGACAGAATACTTCCCTCGAATGCCGTTGTTGGAAAGCTTAACTCTGAATTCGCCTCAGTTCTTAATTTAAAAGAGGGAACCCCTATTGTATCTGGTGGAATAGACGCAGCGGTCGCCACTTATGCCACAGGCGTGGAAAAAAGTGGAGATCACGTGGCTATGATAGGAACGTCGATGTGTTGGGGAACCATTCATGACGGTAGATATCTTACCCCAAAGATGGTCAACATGCCTTACGTGATTGAACCCTTGAAAAACATCTATTCGTTTGGCGGTGCCACGACAGCAGGAGCAATTCTTGAATGGTTTAGGAAAGAATTTGCGCCGGATCAAACGTTGCAAGAACTGGAAGAAGAGGCAAAAAAAGTCCCGGCTGGCGCAGAAGGCGTGAAAGTAGAGCCTTACTTTATGGGAGAAAGGGCACCTTTATGGGATCCGAACCTGAGAGGAAAGATCACCGGTTTGACTCTTTCAACCACGCGTGCTCATGTCTACAGGGCATTTTTGGAATCATTGGCGGAATCTTTGAGGTTAAACGTACAAACAGCGAAAGAAGCGTCAATACCGTTGAAAGATGAAATCTATGTGGTGGGCGGTGTGACTAAGAGCGAACTTTTGATGCAAACCATAGCTGATCTTTTGAAGATGAAAGTCAAAACGCTAAGTTCCACCTTAGATGCTCCGATAGGAGATGTGAAGTTGGCCATCAACAGAATAGAAGCTTGA
- the aroC gene encoding chorismate synthase has translation MIKILTSGDSHGYGLFGIVEGFPAHFKVNIERIDRALFSRQHVYGRGQRMKLESDHIQILSGLWEGETTGAPLTFFIKNRSTTPPNGKSTAPRPGHADFAGMIKYDFEDARITTERSSSRRTAMDVAIGEFFRQALEELGVKIWAYTQSIGKIESKAESVQELSSQVHPLLCLDNEAEKMMMSEIDEASENGYTLGGKVKALAQGLPVGLGTFNSYENRLTSLIAESLFDIPSVKGVVYGDIDKTYKLNGIQAMDEIGIDGQRKTNHAGGIEGGMSNGEKVEITLFVKPVPTQRKGLKTVDLKSCEAVQTSYVRSDTCVVGAVSIIAQAKLSTVIFKEMMNEFGGSTFQEMKERVENYRVSRKWGIFREKK, from the coding sequence ATGATAAAGATTTTGACATCCGGTGATTCTCACGGATACGGACTTTTTGGGATCGTGGAAGGGTTTCCAGCCCATTTCAAGGTGAATATCGAACGAATAGACAGGGCTTTGTTTTCACGACAACATGTTTATGGGCGTGGTCAAAGGATGAAATTAGAAAGTGATCACATACAAATCCTTTCCGGTTTGTGGGAAGGTGAAACCACTGGTGCACCGTTAACTTTTTTCATAAAAAACAGATCTACCACTCCACCGAATGGTAAATCAACGGCTCCAAGACCGGGCCATGCTGACTTTGCAGGGATGATCAAATACGACTTTGAAGATGCACGCATTACAACAGAGCGTTCCAGCTCCCGAAGGACGGCAATGGATGTGGCAATTGGTGAATTTTTTAGGCAGGCTCTTGAAGAGTTGGGAGTGAAGATATGGGCATATACACAATCCATAGGGAAAATTGAATCTAAGGCTGAAAGTGTTCAAGAATTATCTTCACAAGTGCACCCACTTCTTTGCCTAGATAATGAGGCGGAAAAGATGATGATGAGTGAAATAGACGAAGCTTCTGAAAACGGCTACACTTTGGGAGGAAAAGTGAAAGCACTTGCGCAGGGACTTCCAGTGGGATTGGGAACTTTTAATTCGTATGAAAATCGTCTTACCAGCCTCATAGCCGAATCACTTTTTGACATCCCTTCTGTCAAGGGAGTCGTATATGGAGACATAGACAAAACGTATAAGCTTAACGGCATTCAAGCTATGGATGAGATAGGCATCGATGGTCAAAGAAAAACAAATCATGCTGGGGGCATAGAAGGTGGCATGTCAAACGGAGAAAAGGTCGAGATAACCCTTTTCGTAAAGCCCGTCCCAACCCAACGTAAGGGTTTGAAAACCGTTGATCTTAAAAGTTGTGAAGCCGTTCAGACCTCTTACGTGAGATCGGATACGTGCGTTGTTGGGGCTGTTTCCATCATAGCGCAAGCTAAGCTTTCAACCGTCATATTCAAAGAGATGATGAATGAATTTGGTGGATCAACTTTTCAAGAAATGAAGGAAAGGGTGGAAAATTACAGAGTTTCAAGGAAATGGGGGATTTTCCGTGAAAAGAAATAG
- a CDS encoding shikimate kinase, with the protein MKRNRVALIGMMGSGKSKIGEKLAGILGFKWIDMDEEFEKENGSISDFFEKHGESEFRKKEKEILKRVAKLEDVVISTGGGIVKNAENREILSSMQTFYLHCPVEILWKRVKESGRPLASSEKKFFSLFEKRKPFYERFKKVQTSDLNEWKVAAKIAKEMIVPSCVKIPSSFQKLVICDDFNFPPSDLTMVSENVKRIWEIEGIGVEDGETLKSISSVSEIWKMFLKHDLTRKSVVNAIGGGTVTDAVGFAAQTFMRGMNFNLLPTTLLGMVDAAIGGKFAFNFEGIKNVVGVFGTPSVFINPIFSLSLKGERFKEGIVEALKLGIVHDKELFDHIEMNFDRIIKRKYESVKKLIFLAAKDKLEIVEKDPYDDNYRHVLNFGHTIAHAIESESKNTISHGHAVAIGMKVESKIFSPQMAQKIESVVQRLNFPDVGIASIKRWIDKDKKREGKYIVVPIIDEIGKSHIEKVKIKDILKTL; encoded by the coding sequence GTGAAAAGAAATAGAGTGGCCCTTATCGGGATGATGGGTTCTGGGAAAAGTAAAATAGGAGAAAAATTGGCCGGCATATTAGGATTCAAATGGATTGACATGGATGAAGAATTCGAAAAAGAAAACGGTTCTATTTCTGATTTTTTCGAAAAGCACGGAGAAAGTGAATTTAGAAAAAAAGAAAAGGAAATTCTCAAAAGAGTGGCAAAATTGGAAGATGTCGTTATTTCCACAGGCGGCGGAATAGTAAAAAACGCTGAAAACAGGGAAATCCTCTCTTCCATGCAAACTTTTTATCTTCATTGTCCAGTAGAAATTCTGTGGAAGAGGGTAAAAGAAAGCGGTAGGCCGTTGGCTAGCAGCGAAAAAAAATTCTTTTCTCTTTTCGAAAAAAGGAAACCGTTTTATGAGAGATTCAAAAAAGTTCAAACTTCCGATTTAAACGAATGGAAAGTAGCCGCGAAGATCGCGAAAGAGATGATAGTTCCATCGTGTGTGAAAATTCCAAGTTCGTTCCAAAAATTGGTTATTTGTGATGATTTTAATTTTCCTCCTTCGGACTTAACGATGGTTTCGGAAAATGTAAAAAGAATATGGGAAATCGAAGGAATAGGTGTAGAAGACGGAGAGACTTTGAAAAGCATTTCCAGCGTGAGCGAGATATGGAAGATGTTTTTAAAGCATGATTTAACGAGAAAATCCGTTGTGAACGCCATAGGTGGCGGAACGGTAACGGACGCGGTGGGTTTCGCCGCTCAAACATTTATGCGCGGAATGAATTTTAACCTTCTTCCAACGACGCTGCTGGGAATGGTTGATGCTGCCATAGGGGGAAAATTTGCCTTTAATTTTGAAGGTATTAAAAATGTTGTGGGTGTTTTTGGAACACCAAGCGTTTTTATAAATCCCATTTTCTCTTTGAGTTTAAAAGGGGAAAGGTTCAAAGAGGGAATAGTTGAAGCTTTAAAACTGGGAATAGTTCACGACAAGGAACTGTTCGATCACATAGAAATGAATTTCGATAGGATAATTAAAAGGAAATATGAAAGCGTGAAAAAGCTCATCTTCCTTGCTGCAAAAGATAAACTGGAAATAGTTGAAAAAGATCCCTATGACGATAATTACAGGCATGTCTTGAATTTTGGACATACCATTGCCCACGCCATAGAAAGTGAAAGTAAAAATACAATTTCTCATGGTCATGCTGTAGCTATCGGAATGAAAGTGGAATCCAAAATATTCAGCCCACAAATGGCTCAAAAAATAGAAAGCGTCGTTCAAAGGCTGAATTTCCCAGATGTAGGGATCGCTTCAATTAAACGATGGATAGATAAAGATAAAAAACGTGAAGGAAAGTACATCGTTGTCCCGATAATCGACGAGATCGGAAAATCTCACATTGAAAAGGTTAAAATCAAAGATATTTTAAAGACACTTTAA
- a CDS encoding NTP transferase domain-containing protein, which yields MYAVILAGGSGTRMGGKTPKPLVEMNGKPLVLHVIDNIRSVFKDAKIRLVVGKKNSSQIKKRLGSDFEYVVQPKALGTADALKYGIEGIKEDEDVLVMYADTPLIRPSSISGVFNFHTLKNADVTLLTGLSSRKYPYALVIKDGSNLVAVKEEMRPPSSPPWEYNIGMYAFKVKKILPLFKKVKPADKGEYYIPELVNIAIDKKLKVQTYMSFDESEYLGINTKEDLRRGENVMAEREIEELEIKQERFIHFGTGGWRAKIGRGFTSRNLRRVSQAIANYLIRDGLDANGIVIGYDNRFLSETFARIAGEVFAANNIKVYMSNSSLPTPIVTFTVLRKKAGGGIALTASHNPPEYNGVKFETKEGLPSPEDVTSTIEKEANSFDVNTIPWIPFEKAMQAGYFEIEDFRGAYLDYLEKKINIKAIKKSQIRVCFDSMYGSGASTIQFALVSARCDLTMLHARRDPLFGGISPAPSEKSLTTLINTVKEGNYDIGIAVDGDADRIAIVDEKGKFIHPNEIILLLYHYLHEIKGKKGGVVRNVSTTHNLDILARIMGEKVYEVPVGFKHIAKAMVDHKALIGGESSGGVTFRGHIMEKDSVYTSMMILEMLSTMKKPLSIIMKELFAKMGERFFFQEEDLRLTPELKVKATKFLSQDLKEVSNKKVVEVREIDGKKFVLEDGSWILTRFSGTEPILRIASESHTVTEAKKLNSWLKRQIASVKF from the coding sequence ATGTATGCTGTGATACTCGCCGGCGGCTCGGGAACGCGTATGGGTGGAAAAACGCCAAAGCCCCTGGTTGAAATGAACGGAAAGCCACTTGTTTTACACGTTATAGATAACATCAGGAGCGTTTTTAAAGATGCGAAGATTCGATTGGTTGTAGGAAAGAAAAACTCATCTCAGATAAAAAAACGCCTTGGGAGCGATTTTGAATACGTTGTCCAACCTAAAGCGCTCGGTACAGCTGACGCTTTAAAATATGGTATTGAAGGAATTAAAGAAGATGAAGATGTTCTTGTAATGTATGCCGATACTCCTCTTATACGGCCTTCCTCCATATCCGGAGTGTTTAACTTCCACACTTTAAAAAATGCGGATGTGACGCTCTTAACAGGTCTTTCCTCACGAAAGTATCCTTATGCTTTGGTCATTAAAGATGGCTCTAATCTTGTGGCGGTTAAGGAAGAAATGCGCCCCCCATCTTCTCCACCATGGGAGTACAACATTGGCATGTACGCTTTCAAGGTGAAGAAAATTTTGCCACTCTTTAAAAAGGTAAAGCCAGCAGATAAAGGAGAATACTACATACCGGAGCTTGTAAACATTGCCATAGACAAAAAATTAAAAGTGCAAACTTACATGAGCTTTGATGAAAGCGAATATCTCGGCATAAACACGAAAGAAGATCTTCGACGTGGCGAGAACGTCATGGCTGAAAGGGAAATCGAGGAATTGGAGATAAAACAAGAGCGTTTTATCCATTTCGGAACGGGAGGATGGAGAGCAAAGATAGGGAGAGGCTTCACCAGCAGAAATCTACGAAGGGTCTCACAAGCAATCGCAAATTATCTTATCAGGGATGGTCTCGATGCCAATGGAATTGTAATAGGTTACGATAACCGCTTTCTCTCTGAAACGTTTGCGAGAATAGCCGGCGAAGTTTTTGCGGCGAACAACATAAAGGTTTACATGAGTAACTCTTCGCTTCCAACGCCAATCGTAACTTTTACGGTTTTGAGAAAAAAAGCTGGTGGAGGTATTGCGCTGACGGCTTCACACAACCCTCCAGAGTACAACGGTGTTAAGTTTGAAACAAAAGAAGGTCTTCCTTCACCGGAAGATGTAACGTCTACAATAGAAAAAGAAGCGAATTCATTCGACGTGAACACTATTCCATGGATTCCATTTGAAAAAGCCATGCAAGCTGGATACTTTGAAATAGAAGATTTTAGAGGCGCTTATCTTGATTACCTTGAAAAGAAGATAAACATAAAGGCCATCAAAAAATCGCAAATTCGTGTGTGCTTCGATTCAATGTATGGATCGGGTGCAAGTACGATTCAATTTGCGCTTGTTAGCGCCAGATGCGACCTCACCATGCTTCATGCAAGGAGAGATCCACTTTTTGGAGGCATATCTCCTGCCCCTTCCGAAAAATCCCTGACGACTCTTATAAATACGGTAAAAGAGGGAAACTACGACATTGGAATTGCCGTGGATGGAGATGCTGACAGAATAGCCATCGTAGATGAAAAAGGAAAATTCATTCATCCAAATGAGATCATTCTGCTGCTTTATCACTATCTTCATGAGATTAAAGGCAAGAAAGGTGGCGTTGTCAGAAACGTCTCTACAACCCATAATTTGGATATCTTAGCGCGTATTATGGGTGAGAAGGTTTACGAAGTGCCGGTCGGTTTCAAACATATTGCGAAGGCAATGGTGGATCATAAAGCTTTAATAGGCGGGGAAAGCAGCGGAGGTGTAACTTTCAGAGGGCATATTATGGAAAAGGATAGCGTTTACACCAGCATGATGATCCTTGAAATGCTCTCAACGATGAAAAAACCTCTTTCAATCATAATGAAAGAACTGTTTGCCAAAATGGGAGAAAGATTTTTCTTTCAAGAGGAAGATTTAAGGCTGACACCTGAGCTTAAAGTGAAAGCCACCAAATTTCTCTCTCAAGATTTGAAAGAAGTTTCCAACAAAAAGGTGGTAGAAGTAAGAGAAATCGACGGAAAGAAGTTCGTGTTAGAAGATGGCAGCTGGATTCTCACACGTTTTTCTGGAACAGAGCCCATCTTGAGAATAGCATCGGAATCGCATACGGTAACTGAAGCCAAGAAATTAAACTCTTGGCTAAAGAGACAAATAGCGTCTGTGAAATTTTAA
- the aroA gene encoding 3-phosphoshikimate 1-carboxyvinyltransferase codes for MKISSSSKIRGQIVPPPDKSISHRMLLFSSISTGKCTVHNLLRSEDTLRTMNFIKSIGAFVKDEGERIVIIPPVKLQEPSFPIDCGNSGTTSRIGMGLLARENFFSVLYGDESLSKRPMKRVVKPLSALGAKFDGRNNASNLPLSIRGGNLHSTRYVSELSSAQVKSAFIFAALSAEGESIYVENVQSRDHTEKFLSQFDLIKKDGNELKIIPGDIPAFTFEVVGDFSSAAFFLVLSIIHSNARLKINRVGLNPTRTGLLKVLKRMGGNIEIEKEEGVEPVGNIVAESSELKGTEVLPEEIPSMVDEVPLIALLGAFAEGETVVHGASELRKKESDRIEATVNILKKMGANIEGLEDGFRVRGKTPLHGAKVKSFGDHRMAMLASIAGVCSDGVEIEDAECVSISYPAFFSDLKGVME; via the coding sequence ATGAAAATATCTTCATCTTCAAAGATAAGGGGACAAATAGTACCTCCACCAGACAAATCCATAAGCCATAGGATGCTTTTGTTTTCCTCCATTTCCACAGGAAAGTGCACGGTGCATAACTTGCTTCGTTCGGAAGATACGCTTAGAACCATGAATTTCATAAAAAGCATTGGGGCATTTGTAAAAGATGAAGGGGAAAGGATCGTTATCATACCCCCGGTAAAGCTTCAAGAACCTTCTTTCCCAATCGATTGCGGGAATTCCGGAACAACGTCTAGAATTGGAATGGGGCTGTTGGCAAGGGAGAACTTTTTTTCAGTGCTTTATGGTGATGAATCTCTTTCTAAAAGACCGATGAAAAGGGTTGTGAAGCCGCTTAGTGCATTGGGAGCAAAATTTGATGGCAGAAACAACGCTTCAAATTTGCCTCTTTCCATTAGAGGTGGGAACTTACACTCCACACGCTACGTTTCTGAACTTTCAAGCGCGCAAGTTAAATCCGCTTTTATCTTTGCAGCGCTTAGTGCAGAGGGAGAATCCATTTACGTTGAAAATGTTCAAAGCCGAGATCACACGGAAAAGTTCTTGTCCCAATTCGATTTGATAAAAAAAGATGGAAATGAATTGAAGATAATACCGGGAGATATCCCCGCGTTTACTTTTGAAGTTGTTGGGGATTTTTCTTCGGCCGCTTTCTTTTTAGTACTTTCAATTATACATTCAAACGCGCGTTTAAAAATAAACAGGGTAGGATTGAATCCAACGCGCACGGGATTGCTAAAAGTTTTAAAAAGAATGGGAGGAAATATTGAGATAGAGAAGGAAGAAGGTGTTGAACCAGTTGGAAATATAGTGGCGGAAAGTTCGGAATTGAAAGGAACGGAAGTTCTTCCAGAAGAAATACCTTCAATGGTCGATGAGGTGCCTTTAATAGCGCTTTTAGGAGCTTTTGCTGAAGGTGAAACGGTGGTGCACGGCGCCTCAGAGCTACGCAAAAAGGAAAGCGACAGAATAGAGGCAACGGTTAACATTTTAAAAAAGATGGGTGCGAATATAGAAGGTTTAGAAGACGGCTTTCGTGTTCGTGGAAAAACTCCTCTTCATGGTGCGAAAGTAAAATCATTTGGCGATCATAGGATGGCAATGCTTGCGAGCATCGCCGGCGTATGTTCTGATGGCGTAGAAATAGAAGACGCTGAATGTGTATCGATAAGCTATCCCGCTTTCTTCTCAGATTTAAAAGGGGTGATGGAATGA
- a CDS encoding bifunctional 3-deoxy-7-phosphoheptulonate synthase/chorismate mutase, whose amino-acid sequence MIIVLKPHVSEEDVKKVVNLAKNFGFDVNLSRGAEKTIVGIIGENVYERRENFEALDCVEEIIAVLKPFKLVSREFHPDDTIIDIDGVKIGGKHFEFFAGPCAVESMEQMDEEASFLSSLGVKILRGGAFKPRTSPYSFQGLGLEGLKILRKVGDKYGMKVISEMMSVDDFDIFEEYVDIIQIGARNMQNFRLLEKLGNSSKPIFLKRGFMSTIEEWLLAAEYLFHHGNEKVILCERGIRTFEKYTRNTLDMSAVPLVKILSHLPIVVDLSHSTGRRDLIPSLAKAVVAVGANGAMIEVHPNPEKALSDGQQSLNFAEFEETYKNSMKILKALEVTA is encoded by the coding sequence ATGATAATCGTTTTGAAACCACATGTTTCCGAAGAAGATGTTAAAAAAGTGGTGAATCTTGCTAAGAATTTTGGTTTTGACGTCAACCTATCCAGAGGTGCTGAAAAGACGATCGTTGGAATAATAGGTGAAAATGTTTACGAAAGGAGGGAAAATTTTGAAGCTTTAGATTGTGTGGAAGAGATTATAGCCGTTCTTAAGCCTTTCAAGTTGGTTTCAAGGGAATTCCATCCTGATGACACGATCATAGACATTGACGGGGTAAAAATTGGAGGAAAGCACTTCGAATTTTTCGCAGGGCCTTGTGCGGTGGAATCTATGGAACAGATGGATGAAGAGGCAAGCTTTTTGTCATCGCTTGGAGTGAAAATATTGCGCGGAGGTGCCTTCAAGCCAAGAACATCACCGTACTCCTTTCAAGGTTTGGGCTTAGAAGGTTTAAAGATCCTTAGAAAAGTCGGAGATAAGTACGGTATGAAAGTTATAAGCGAGATGATGTCGGTGGATGACTTTGACATCTTTGAAGAATACGTGGATATAATTCAAATAGGCGCCAGAAATATGCAAAATTTCAGGCTTCTTGAGAAGCTCGGAAATTCCAGTAAACCCATCTTCTTGAAAAGGGGATTCATGTCAACGATAGAAGAATGGTTGCTGGCGGCTGAATATCTGTTTCATCACGGCAATGAAAAGGTTATCCTGTGTGAAAGGGGAATAAGGACCTTCGAGAAATACACGAGAAACACGTTGGATATGTCTGCTGTCCCTCTTGTCAAAATTCTTTCTCATTTGCCAATCGTGGTTGATTTAAGTCATTCTACGGGTAGGAGGGATCTTATACCATCTTTGGCAAAAGCCGTCGTTGCCGTGGGAGCAAATGGAGCCATGATAGAAGTGCATCCCAACCCTGAAAAAGCGCTTTCGGACGGGCAACAAAGTTTGAATTTTGCGGAATTTGAGGAAACGTATAAGAACAGCATGAAGATCTTAAAAGCCTTAGAGGTGACAGCATGA